From Saimiri boliviensis isolate mSaiBol1 chromosome 9, mSaiBol1.pri, whole genome shotgun sequence, a single genomic window includes:
- the TFAP2C gene encoding transcription factor AP-2 gamma isoform X2: MLWKITDNVKYEEDCEDRHDGSSNGNPRIPHLSSAGQHLYSPAPPLSHTGVAEYQPPPYFPPPYQQLAYSQSADPYSHLGEAYAAAINPLHQPAPTGSQQQAWPGRQSQEGAGLPSHHGRPAGLLPHLSGLEAGAVSARRDAYRRSDLLLPHAHALDAAGLAENLGLHDMAHQMDDVQNVDDQHLLLHDQSVIRKGPISMTKNPLNLPCQKELVGAVMNPTEVFCSVPGRLSLLSSTSKYKVTVAEVQRRLSPPECLNASLLGGVLRRAKSKNGGRSLREKLDKIGLNLPAGRRKAAHVTLLTSLVEGEAVHLARDFAYVCEAEFPSKPVAEYLTRPHLGGRNEMATRKNMLLAAQRGPPSSCVVGSVPLTCKELDGTHGVD; the protein is encoded by the exons ATGTTGTGGAAAATAACCGATAATGTCAAGTACGAAGAGGACTGCGAG GATCGCCACGACGGGAGCAGCAATGGGAACCCGCGAATACCCCACCTCTCCTCCGCCGGACAGCACCTCTACAGCCCCGCGCCGCCCCTCTCCCACACTGGAGTCGCCGAATACCAGCCGCCACCCTACTTTCCCCCTCCCTACCAGCAGCTGGCCTACTCGCAGTCGGCCGACCCCTACTCGCACCTGGGGGAAGCGTACGCCGCCGCCATCAACCCCCTGCACCAGCCGGCGCCCACCGGCAGCCAGCAGCAGGCCTGGCCCGGCCGCCAGAGCCAGGAGGGAGCGGGGCTGCCCTCGCACCACGGGCGCCCGGCCGGCCTGCTGCCCCACCTCTCTGGGCTGGAGGCGGGTGCGGTGAGCGCCCGCAGGGATGCCTACCGCCGCTCCGACCTGCTGCTGCCCCATGCGCACGCCCTGGATGCTGCGGGCCTGGCCGAAAACCTGGGGCTCCACGACATGGCCCACCAGATGGACGATGTGCAG AATGTTGATGACCAGCACCTGCTGTTGCACGATCAGTCAGTCATTCGCAAAG GTCCCATTTCCATGACCAAGAACCCTCTGAACCTCCCCTGTCAGAAGGAGCTGGTAGGGGCCGTCATGAACCCCACTGAGGTCTTCTGCTCAGTCCCTGGAAGATTGTCTCTCCTCAGCTCTACTTCTAAATACAAAGTGACAgtggctgaagtgcagaggcgaTTGTCCCCGCCTGAATGCTTAAATGCCTCATTACTGGGAGGTGTTCTCAGAAG agCCAAATCAAAAAATGGGGGCCGGTCCTTGCGGGAGAAGTTGGACAAGATTGGGTTGAATCTTCCAGCCGGGAGACGGAAAGCTGCTCATGTAACTCTCCTGACATCCTTAGTAGAAG GGGAAGCCGTTCATCTGGCTAGGGACTTTGCCTACGTCTGTGAAGCCGAGTTTCCTAGTAAACCAGTGGCAGAATATTTAACCAGGCCTCATCTGGGAGGACGAAATGAGATGGCGACTAGGAAGAACATGCTCCTGGCGGCCCA GCGTGGTCCTCCGTCCTCATGCGTAGTTGGTTCTGTGCCCTTGACCTGTAAGGAGCTAGATGGAACTCATGGAGTCGATTGA
- the TFAP2C gene encoding transcription factor AP-2 gamma isoform X1, with protein MLWKITDNVKYEEDCEDRHDGSSNGNPRIPHLSSAGQHLYSPAPPLSHTGVAEYQPPPYFPPPYQQLAYSQSADPYSHLGEAYAAAINPLHQPAPTGSQQQAWPGRQSQEGAGLPSHHGRPAGLLPHLSGLEAGAVSARRDAYRRSDLLLPHAHALDAAGLAENLGLHDMAHQMDDVQNVDDQHLLLHDQSVIRKGPISMTKNPLNLPCQKELVGAVMNPTEVFCSVPGRLSLLSSTSKYKVTVAEVQRRLSPPECLNASLLGGVLRRAKSKNGGRSLREKLDKIGLNLPAGRRKAAHVTLLTSLVEGEAVHLARDFAYVCEAEFPSKPVAEYLTRPHLGGRNEMATRKNMLLAAQQVCKEFTELLNRDQTPNGTSRSSAPVLETNIQNCLSHFSLITHGFGSQAICAAVSALQNYIKEALIVIDKSYMNPGDQSPADSNKTLEKMEKHRK; from the exons ATGTTGTGGAAAATAACCGATAATGTCAAGTACGAAGAGGACTGCGAG GATCGCCACGACGGGAGCAGCAATGGGAACCCGCGAATACCCCACCTCTCCTCCGCCGGACAGCACCTCTACAGCCCCGCGCCGCCCCTCTCCCACACTGGAGTCGCCGAATACCAGCCGCCACCCTACTTTCCCCCTCCCTACCAGCAGCTGGCCTACTCGCAGTCGGCCGACCCCTACTCGCACCTGGGGGAAGCGTACGCCGCCGCCATCAACCCCCTGCACCAGCCGGCGCCCACCGGCAGCCAGCAGCAGGCCTGGCCCGGCCGCCAGAGCCAGGAGGGAGCGGGGCTGCCCTCGCACCACGGGCGCCCGGCCGGCCTGCTGCCCCACCTCTCTGGGCTGGAGGCGGGTGCGGTGAGCGCCCGCAGGGATGCCTACCGCCGCTCCGACCTGCTGCTGCCCCATGCGCACGCCCTGGATGCTGCGGGCCTGGCCGAAAACCTGGGGCTCCACGACATGGCCCACCAGATGGACGATGTGCAG AATGTTGATGACCAGCACCTGCTGTTGCACGATCAGTCAGTCATTCGCAAAG GTCCCATTTCCATGACCAAGAACCCTCTGAACCTCCCCTGTCAGAAGGAGCTGGTAGGGGCCGTCATGAACCCCACTGAGGTCTTCTGCTCAGTCCCTGGAAGATTGTCTCTCCTCAGCTCTACTTCTAAATACAAAGTGACAgtggctgaagtgcagaggcgaTTGTCCCCGCCTGAATGCTTAAATGCCTCATTACTGGGAGGTGTTCTCAGAAG agCCAAATCAAAAAATGGGGGCCGGTCCTTGCGGGAGAAGTTGGACAAGATTGGGTTGAATCTTCCAGCCGGGAGACGGAAAGCTGCTCATGTAACTCTCCTGACATCCTTAGTAGAAG GGGAAGCCGTTCATCTGGCTAGGGACTTTGCCTACGTCTGTGAAGCCGAGTTTCCTAGTAAACCAGTGGCAGAATATTTAACCAGGCCTCATCTGGGAGGACGAAATGAGATGGCGACTAGGAAGAACATGCTCCTGGCGGCCCA GCAAGTGTGTAAAGAATTCACGGAACTTCTCAACCGAGACCAGACACCCAATGGGACCAGCAGGTCCTCCGCCCCAGTCTTGGAGACGAACATACAGAACTGCTTGTCTCATTTCAGCCTGATTACCCACGGGTTTGGCAGCCAGGCCATCTGTGCCGCGGTGTCTGCCCTGCAGAACTACATCAAAGAAGCCCTGATTGTCATAGACAAATCCTACATGAACCCCGGAGACCAGAGTCCAGCTGATTCTAACAAAACCCtggagaaaatggagaaacaCAGGAAATAA